A single window of Pseudophryne corroboree isolate aPseCor3 chromosome 5, aPseCor3.hap2, whole genome shotgun sequence DNA harbors:
- the LOC134929027 gene encoding putative nuclease HARBI1: MSIFIAAEALPPQPTPALPPQPPAPQPQPAPHQPRQRRRARPPIFRTRVLLFGMPDDVVVRRYRLPPHLILDTLSIIESDLESEIRYPTAIPPLTQFLAVLHFLATASYQHVVGDLVGMSQGQFSKVLRRVCQAFLKRVKQFIDMPLDVGALDVVKRQFEEGGSRFPHVIGVVDGTHVAIQPPRHNEEIYRNRKLFHSLNVMVVCGPSLQILSLNAKFTGSSHDAYVIRQSGIWQRLRASQRADMWLLGDRGYPCTPWLMTPYRNPRPGPQMAFNSALTATRQLVERTIGVLKGRFRVLHRTGGDIMYSPEMASKIVVLCAILHNIAVRSSVELPQAEELPDEEPGVVRHFGGGSVTRRGSQVRARIVAEYFS, from the exons atgtcgatatttatcgcagcagaagccctacctccccaacccacgccagcactcccaccccaaccgccagccccacaaccacaaccggctcctcatcaaccaaggcaacggaggcgtgctaggccaccaattttcagaacccgtgtcctactttttgggatgccagatgatgtggtggtgcgtagatacaggctgccaccacatctaatcctagacactctctccataatagagagtgatctggagtctgaaattcggtatcctacagcaataccaccattgacacaattccttgctgtgttacattttttggctacagcctcatatcaacatgttgtgggagacctggttggcatgtcgcagggccagttcagtaaggtcctgcggcgtgtctgccaggctttcctaaagcgggtgaagcaattcattgatatgcctttggatgttggtgccctagatgtggtgaagcggcaatttgaggaaggtggtagtcgcttcccacatgttattggggttgtggatggcacacatgttgctattcagccaccaagacataatgaagaaatttatagaaacaggaaactgtttcattctctgaatgtaatggttgtttgtgggccatccctccagatcctttccctgaatgccaagtttactggaagttcacatgatgcatatgtcattagacaatcagggatatggcagagattaagagcaagtcaacgagcagacatgtggttattgg gagaccgtggatatccttgcaccccctggctcatgactccttaccgtaatcccaggccaggaccacagatggcatttaactccgcgcttactgccactaggcagctggtggagcgcacaattggtgtccttaaagggcggtttcgtgtgctccaccgcactggtggcgacatcatgtattcgccggagatggcaagtaaaatagtggtcctgtgcgcaatactacataatatcgcggtaaggagtagtgtagagcttcctcaggcagaggaattgcctgatgaggagccaggggttgttcgacacttcggtggtgggagtgttacacggagggggagccaagtgagggcaaggattgttgccgaatatttcag ctga